A section of the Falco biarmicus isolate bFalBia1 chromosome 3, bFalBia1.pri, whole genome shotgun sequence genome encodes:
- the LOC130145942 gene encoding UPF0500 protein C1orf216 homolog produces the protein MAETVGVIPRDEEDIQNNSDNEDPFLNRDAVVASPGCSASPSLASLNEDKGSSAVPEKLSTLSSNALAQTKALTGPEVVSSGQAQKTASELAEHHPAAVNALLGDSSYPATVCNQQLVGIASLCSRSPCCNGDLNSEVLQVPKVPSRASETLQTLTVLPGTDPRGCHMQHAGSGAKGGTAPCSLGRVIWAKTAKVMETLENKKKEEKEKYRLQLAMYRRLLLLRSIRSLHKQLEQQQARLQECYGTVINTKKEVLKHIRSTSPSPSP, from the coding sequence ATGGCTGAGACAGTAGGTGTAATACCAAGAGATGAAGAGGACATCCAAAATAACAGCGATAATGAAGACCCATTTCTGAATCGTGATGCTGTAGTGGCATCCCCTGGTTGTTCTGCCAGCCCTTCCTTAGCCAGCCTTAACGAAGACAAGGGGAGCTCAGCAGTGCCAGAAAAACTGTCCACCCTTTCCAGCAATGCTCTGGCCCAGACAAAAGCCCTGACTGGCCCAGAGGTGGTTAGCAGTGGCCAGGCACAGAAGACAGCCTCTGAGTTGGCTGAGCATCATCCAGCAGCTGTAAATGCATTGTTAGGTGACTCGTCATACCCTGCAACGGTCTGTAACCAGCAGCTGGTGGGCATTGCCTCCCTGTGCTCCAGAAGCCCCTGCTGCAATGGTGACCTGAATTCAGAGGTGCTGCAGGTCCCAAAGGTGCCCAGCAGGGCCAGTGAGACCCTGCAGACTCTCACTGTCCTGCCCGGGACTGACCCCAGGGGCTGCCACATGCAGCATGCAGGGAGCGGCGCCAAGGGCGGTACAGCCCCTTGCAGTCTGGGCCGGGTGATTTGGGCAAAGACTGCAAAAGTAATGGAGACcttagaaaataagaaaaaggaggaaaaggagaagtaCCGTCTCCAGCTAGCTATGTACCGACGGCTTTTGCTGTTGCGCTCAATCAGGAGCTTGCAtaagcagctggagcagcagcaggccaGATTGCAGGAATGCTACGGCACAGTAATAAATACCAAGAAAGAAGTGTTGAAACACATTCGCTCAACCTCGCCCTCACCTTCGCCATAA